Proteins found in one Acidobacteriota bacterium genomic segment:
- a CDS encoding efflux RND transporter periplasmic adaptor subunit: MGDRTARGRAAAPSRGGGDGRPEAERQCSDRRRRRLCANRNGGRSRLQPRAVAGGAGRSGARAARGGAPRTARPDRTGSARGPDRGEPLFRACGRVPGHIGRAGGGAGVDRAGSVRRRGVWCAGVARCASRHAGRGSARAGVARRRAAGDDRAGPGGGGDTEPMKMTRIAAGIVALALAGACSAPGAAPADLPDADSEERPAVVETRWTDRTELFVEYPVLVAGETSRFAIHLTDLVTFEPVRTGRAAVVLSGAGDEMFTADAPGRPGIFGVDVTPPVAGTYDLEIRLDAPGLADRHRLGSVTVHGSLDAAAGASAAAGDDAGTIPFLKEQQWTLDFATASAEVRPVADSLAIAAEIAPRTGGRADVTMPVAGRLAEELPLLPIGSLVARGDTLAEVIPHSGHGEDRPALELDVAEARSVLELSRATRARVDRLVEAGAVPERRQFEARVAEETAEARLHAAEAHLAQLDATRTGQGNGASDVRFVLRAPIAGVVAFSDATPGASVEAATRLFQLVAVDRVHVVGSVPEAALPRIADLAGAEVDVPGLGAPVPLDRLVAVGRVLDPVARTVPITYELRDPDPRIAIGQAVELRLFLSAATETVTVPESAVVDDAGQPVIFVQAGGESFARRPVTLGNREGGAVQVAGDVAPGERIVVRGAPLIRLAALSPQVPAHGHTH; the protein is encoded by the coding sequence ATGGGTGATCGAACGGCGCGCGGCCGAGCGGCTGCGCCTTCCCGGGGCGGCGGTGACGGCCGGCCTGAAGCGGAGCGGCAATGCTCTGATCGGCGCCGACGCCGGCTATGCGCTAACCGCAACGGTGGGCGTTCCCGTCTTCAACCGCGGGCAGTTGCAGGCGGCGCGGGCCGAAGCGGCGCGCGCGCGGCTCGAGGCGGAGCGCCACGTACTGCGCGGCCGGATCGAACGGGAAGTGCGCGTGGCCCGGACCGCGGCGAGCCGCTATTCCGCGCTTGCGGACGAGTACCGGGCCACATCGGTCGAGCCGGCGGCGGAGCTGGCGTCGATCGCGCAGGCAGCGTACGAAGAAGGGGAGTATGGTGTGCTGGAGTTGCTCGATGCGCATCGCGTCACGCTGGGCGCGGTTCTGCGCGAGCTGGAGTTGCTCGCCGCCGCGCGGCGGGCGATGATCGAGCTGGACCGGGCGGCGGGGGAGACACCGAGCCCATGAAGATGACCCGGATTGCCGCCGGAATCGTGGCGCTTGCTCTTGCCGGCGCATGCAGCGCGCCCGGCGCCGCGCCGGCCGACCTGCCGGACGCCGATTCGGAGGAGCGGCCAGCCGTCGTCGAGACGCGCTGGACCGACCGTACCGAGCTGTTCGTCGAGTACCCGGTGCTCGTGGCTGGCGAGACGAGCCGCTTCGCGATACACCTGACCGACCTCGTCACGTTCGAACCGGTCCGGACGGGCCGCGCCGCCGTCGTGTTGAGCGGCGCTGGTGACGAGATGTTCACCGCCGACGCGCCCGGCCGGCCCGGGATCTTTGGCGTCGACGTCACGCCGCCGGTGGCGGGGACCTACGACCTGGAGATCCGGCTCGACGCGCCGGGCCTCGCCGATCGGCATCGCCTGGGGAGCGTGACGGTGCACGGCTCGCTGGATGCCGCCGCTGGCGCCTCCGCTGCCGCCGGCGACGACGCCGGCACGATCCCGTTCCTGAAGGAACAGCAATGGACGCTTGATTTCGCGACTGCGTCCGCCGAGGTGCGCCCGGTGGCCGACAGTCTGGCGATTGCGGCCGAGATCGCGCCACGTACGGGCGGACGCGCGGACGTGACGATGCCGGTAGCGGGCCGGCTGGCAGAGGAGTTGCCGCTACTGCCGATCGGATCCCTCGTAGCGCGGGGCGACACGCTGGCGGAGGTGATCCCGCACAGCGGGCACGGCGAAGATCGGCCGGCGCTGGAGCTGGACGTGGCGGAGGCGCGAAGCGTGCTCGAGTTGAGCCGCGCCACGCGCGCGCGCGTGGATCGCCTGGTGGAAGCGGGGGCCGTGCCGGAGCGCCGGCAGTTTGAGGCCCGGGTCGCCGAGGAGACGGCGGAGGCGCGGCTCCATGCGGCGGAAGCCCATCTCGCCCAGCTCGACGCAACGCGGACCGGTCAGGGCAACGGGGCAAGCGACGTCCGCTTCGTGCTGCGCGCGCCGATTGCCGGAGTCGTGGCGTTCTCGGATGCCACCCCGGGCGCGAGCGTCGAGGCGGCTACGCGTTTGTTCCAGTTGGTGGCGGTCGATCGGGTGCATGTGGTGGGCTCGGTTCCGGAAGCCGCCCTTCCCCGGATCGCCGACCTCGCGGGCGCCGAAGTCGACGTGCCGGGTCTCGGCGCGCCGGTTCCTCTCGACCGGCTCGTAGCGGTCGGTCGCGTTCTCGATCCGGTGGCCCGCACCGTCCCGATCACGTACGAGTTGCGCGACCCGGATCCGCGGATCGCCATCGGCCAGGCGGTCGAACTGCGCCTCTTCCTGTCGGCGGCGACCGAAACGGTGACGGTACCCGAGAGCGCCGTCGTCGACGACGCCGGCCAGCCCGTCATCTTCGTTCAGGCGGGAGGCGAATCCTTCGCACGCCGGCCGGTCACACTGGGCAACCGTGAGGGGGGCGCGGTGCAGGTGGCGGGAGACGTGGCGCCGGGTGAACGGATCGTCGTCCGCGGCGCGCCGCTGATCCGGCTCGCGGCTCTCTCGCCGCAGGTTCCCGCGCATGGCCACACGCACTGA
- a CDS encoding type II toxin-antitoxin system VapC family toxin, which yields MTGMPCTSGWRGGRIGLVAVDTNILVYAHRRRERRHAAARQRLTGLAEGYVRWGIPVVCLAEFLRVVTHPRIVDPLTAPEACESLRRILASPSLDVLTPGPRFQELFLAAVQEGNAIGNLAFDAQIVALCREAGVQTLITEDRDFHRFTGVAVEHLGAQQ from the coding sequence ATGACCGGGATGCCTTGTACGAGTGGATGGAGAGGGGGGAGGATCGGGTTGGTCGCAGTTGACACGAACATCCTGGTGTACGCGCACCGGCGCCGCGAACGTCGGCATGCGGCAGCGCGCCAACGCTTGACCGGTCTGGCTGAGGGCTACGTCCGTTGGGGTATACCGGTCGTCTGTCTGGCGGAGTTTCTCCGGGTCGTCACGCATCCCCGGATAGTCGATCCGCTGACCGCACCGGAAGCGTGCGAGTCGCTGCGGCGGATCCTCGCATCTCCCAGTCTGGACGTGTTGACACCCGGGCCTCGCTTCCAGGAGTTGTTCCTGGCCGCGGTCCAGGAGGGCAACGCAATCGGCAATCTGGCGTTCGATGCCCAAATCGTCGCGCTCTGCCGGGAAGCGGGAGTGCAGACACTGATCACGGAGGATCGCGACTTCCACCGCTTCACGGGAGTCGCGGTCGAGCATCTGGGAGCACAGCAATGA
- a CDS encoding OsmC family protein: MDSKASAVWKGGLKDGNGSITSGSGTLSDTAYTFATRFEGAAGTNPEELIAAAHAGCFSMALSAVLGNSGLTPDHVTTSATVTLDPVEGGFAVTKIHLDCTARVPGASQEAFDEAANGAKTGCPISKLMNAEITLDATLES, from the coding sequence ATGGACAGCAAGGCATCGGCCGTCTGGAAGGGCGGACTCAAGGACGGCAACGGATCGATCACGAGCGGCAGCGGCACGCTCTCCGATACCGCGTATACGTTCGCGACGCGATTCGAGGGCGCGGCGGGCACGAACCCGGAGGAACTGATCGCGGCAGCTCACGCGGGTTGTTTCTCGATGGCGCTCTCCGCGGTCCTGGGAAACTCGGGCCTGACCCCGGACCACGTCACGACCAGCGCCACGGTGACCCTCGATCCGGTCGAAGGCGGCTTCGCCGTGACGAAGATCCACCTCGACTGCACGGCAAGGGTGCCGGGGGCGAGCCAGGAAGCGTTTGACGAGGCGGCGAACGGCGCGAAGACCGGCTGTCCGATCTCGAAGCTGATGAACGCCGAGATCACGCTGGACGCGACACTCGAGTCGTAG
- a CDS encoding ABC transporter substrate-binding protein produces MAVVGLVLSSTAAACLGGGGPSVTVTSWGGAYTRACVLGYHEPFMAETGIRVQLEDYNGGLAQVRAQVDTGNVYWDVLDMEIADAVRACDEGLLEPIPTELLDAAPDGTPAVDDFLPGTQTECAVGTIFSSAIYAYNAELFPDERPETMEDFFDLEKFPGRRGLRRTPFVNLEWALIADGVPIDEVYATLDTPEGIDRAFARLDTIKDEVVWWEAGAQPPQMLADGEVVMSGAFNGRIFNAQVTEKQPFVIVWDGQVLDVGQMGIVAGTRNYEEALAFVRFATTARSMSRLGRYISYSPTRRSAAPLITTHFDTGVEMDPHMPATPEHLERALQNDWRWWSDNQDDLNERFAAWLAQ; encoded by the coding sequence CTGGCGGTAGTTGGACTCGTGCTGTCGTCCACGGCGGCCGCCTGCCTCGGCGGCGGCGGCCCGTCGGTAACCGTCACCTCCTGGGGCGGCGCCTACACCCGCGCCTGCGTGCTCGGTTACCACGAGCCGTTCATGGCCGAAACCGGCATCCGGGTCCAACTGGAGGATTACAACGGCGGCCTCGCCCAGGTCCGCGCCCAGGTCGACACCGGCAACGTCTACTGGGATGTCCTCGACATGGAGATCGCCGATGCGGTCCGCGCATGCGACGAGGGGTTGCTGGAACCGATTCCGACCGAGTTGCTGGATGCGGCTCCGGACGGGACGCCGGCGGTCGACGACTTCCTGCCCGGCACGCAGACCGAGTGTGCCGTCGGCACCATTTTTTCCTCGGCCATCTACGCGTACAACGCGGAGCTCTTCCCGGACGAGCGTCCCGAGACGATGGAGGACTTCTTCGACCTCGAGAAGTTCCCGGGCCGCCGCGGGCTGCGCCGTACGCCGTTCGTCAACCTGGAGTGGGCGCTCATCGCCGACGGCGTGCCGATCGACGAGGTCTACGCGACGCTCGACACTCCGGAGGGGATCGACCGGGCGTTCGCCAGGCTCGACACGATCAAGGACGAAGTGGTCTGGTGGGAGGCGGGAGCGCAGCCGCCGCAGATGCTGGCGGACGGCGAAGTGGTGATGAGCGGCGCTTTCAACGGCCGGATCTTCAATGCCCAGGTGACTGAGAAGCAGCCGTTCGTCATCGTCTGGGACGGGCAGGTGCTCGACGTCGGTCAGATGGGCATCGTCGCCGGTACGCGGAACTACGAGGAGGCGCTGGCGTTCGTCCGCTTCGCCACGACCGCCCGATCGATGTCGCGGCTCGGCCGCTACATCTCCTACAGTCCGACGCGGCGCTCGGCGGCGCCTCTCATCACGACCCACTTCGACACCGGCGTCGAGATGGATCCGCACATGCCGGCGACGCCGGAGCACCTGGAGCGGGCCCTTCAGAACGACTGGCGGTGGTGGAGCGACAACCAGGACGATCTGAACGAACGCTTCGCCGCCTGGCTCGCGCAGTGA
- a CDS encoding efflux RND transporter permease subunit → MLDALIAWSVRNRLVVAALAAVGLVWGSVVAVRMPVDVLPDLTAPTVTVLVEGYGMAPADMEALVTIPIESALNGSPGVRRIRSATAVGVAVVWVDFDWGADPYRARQTVTEKLGTVAAGLPEEVEPPVLAPWSSIMGEILFVALEPSAGTAGNAVRALPTPLELRTTAEVIVRRRLLAVPGVSQVTVIGGERRQYEVLVDPVRLADYDVPLSAVEMALRGASRNTSAGFRLAGGQEYLIQGSGRATGIDSIGETVVATRDMRPIRVRDIAQVRVGEALKRGEGSHNGRPAVILGIHRQPDVNTLALTDDVDAVLDELAAELPAGMQISTRLFRQADFIELAINNLNVALRDGMLLVVAVTLLFLASLRAGAITLLAIPLSLLTAVAGLSAAGMTINSMTIGGMAIAVGALVDDAIVDVENVARRLRENAQRPESERRSALDVVIDASREIRGSIVFATVIVMLVFLPLFFLAGVEGRLLQPLGFAYLIALGASLIVALTVTPALAAYLLPGAPGIRVGREPRLAATLKRWYRTLLLPLLRRPEWVVAGAVFLFVIASASTARMGRGFLPAFNEGALVVSAVTLPGTSLAESDALGGAIERLLLEVPEVEATSRRTGRAELDEHVQGVESAEIDVRLAPGGRPRETVLEEIRERLSLVPGTNITIGQPISHRIDHMLSGSRANIAVQIFGRDLAVLRALGTDAAAAMTGIDGLVDVALEPQADIPTVRVGFDRGALARHGLPAGEAAVTLETALLGRQVGQIVQGPVLVPLVLRHARADLADLDQVGRTWFDVPAGARVPLGSLAEVVEDRSPNFIGRENGERRIVVTANTAGRDLGSVVADVQARVEAGVALPPGYRVEYGGQFEAEQAASRLLIALGLAAVAGIFLVLATAFGSARDAAIVMINLPLALIGGVAGVFLGDGILSVASLIGFIALFGIASRNGIMLVTHIRRLQQAGMEARPAVIRGSVDRLIPILMTAVSTGLALTPVALGAGEPGSEIQAPLALVIVTGLVTSTALNMFVVPAVCLAMDRR, encoded by the coding sequence ATGCTTGACGCGCTGATTGCCTGGTCGGTCCGCAACCGCCTCGTCGTGGCCGCCCTTGCCGCGGTCGGCCTCGTCTGGGGTTCTGTCGTCGCCGTGCGCATGCCCGTCGACGTCCTGCCCGACCTGACCGCGCCCACCGTCACGGTGCTGGTCGAAGGCTATGGAATGGCGCCGGCCGACATGGAGGCCCTGGTCACCATCCCCATCGAGTCGGCGTTGAATGGCTCCCCGGGGGTCCGCCGGATCCGCTCCGCGACGGCAGTCGGCGTGGCCGTGGTCTGGGTCGACTTCGATTGGGGCGCGGATCCGTACCGAGCCCGCCAGACGGTGACGGAGAAGCTGGGCACGGTCGCCGCCGGGTTGCCGGAAGAGGTCGAGCCGCCGGTATTGGCCCCGTGGTCCTCGATCATGGGCGAGATCCTGTTCGTGGCGCTCGAGCCGTCGGCCGGAACGGCCGGCAACGCGGTCCGAGCCCTGCCGACGCCGCTCGAACTCCGGACGACGGCGGAGGTGATCGTCCGCCGCCGGCTGCTGGCAGTCCCCGGCGTCTCCCAGGTGACCGTCATTGGCGGCGAGCGCCGGCAGTACGAGGTGCTGGTTGATCCGGTCCGCCTGGCCGACTACGACGTCCCCCTCAGCGCGGTTGAGATGGCGCTTCGTGGCGCCAGCCGGAACACGTCCGCCGGTTTCCGCCTTGCGGGCGGCCAGGAGTACCTGATCCAGGGATCGGGGCGCGCCACGGGTATCGATAGCATCGGCGAGACGGTGGTCGCGACCCGCGACATGCGGCCCATCCGGGTCCGCGATATCGCGCAAGTGCGGGTCGGCGAGGCGCTCAAGCGGGGCGAAGGTTCGCACAACGGCCGTCCCGCCGTGATTCTCGGCATCCATCGCCAGCCGGACGTCAACACCCTGGCTCTGACGGACGACGTGGACGCCGTTCTCGACGAGCTCGCGGCGGAACTGCCGGCCGGGATGCAGATTTCGACGCGTCTCTTCCGCCAGGCCGACTTCATCGAACTGGCGATCAACAACCTGAATGTCGCGCTGCGGGACGGAATGCTGCTGGTGGTTGCCGTCACCCTGCTCTTTCTCGCCAGCCTGCGCGCCGGCGCCATTACGCTGCTGGCGATCCCGCTGTCCCTCCTTACCGCCGTCGCCGGCCTGAGCGCCGCGGGAATGACCATCAACAGCATGACCATCGGCGGGATGGCGATTGCGGTCGGCGCCCTGGTCGACGATGCGATTGTTGACGTCGAGAATGTGGCCCGCCGACTCCGCGAGAACGCCCAACGGCCCGAGAGCGAGAGGCGGTCGGCGCTGGATGTCGTGATCGACGCAAGCCGGGAAATCCGGGGATCGATCGTTTTCGCGACCGTCATCGTCATGCTGGTGTTCCTGCCTCTGTTCTTCCTCGCGGGAGTGGAGGGCCGACTGCTGCAACCGCTCGGCTTCGCCTACCTTATTGCCCTTGGGGCCTCGCTCATCGTCGCGCTGACCGTCACGCCGGCGCTCGCGGCGTACCTGCTGCCCGGAGCCCCGGGAATTCGTGTCGGCCGGGAGCCGCGGCTGGCGGCGACGCTGAAGCGGTGGTACAGAACCCTCCTGCTGCCGCTCCTGCGTCGGCCGGAATGGGTCGTCGCGGGCGCCGTCTTCCTGTTCGTCATCGCGTCCGCCAGCACGGCGCGGATGGGGCGTGGTTTCTTGCCGGCGTTCAACGAGGGCGCGCTGGTGGTGAGTGCGGTGACCCTTCCCGGTACCAGTCTGGCGGAGTCGGACGCGCTCGGCGGCGCCATCGAACGACTGTTGCTGGAGGTCCCGGAGGTGGAAGCGACATCGCGCCGCACCGGCCGCGCGGAGCTGGACGAGCATGTCCAGGGCGTGGAATCCGCCGAAATCGACGTGCGTCTGGCACCCGGCGGCCGGCCGCGGGAGACCGTGCTGGAGGAGATCCGTGAGCGGCTGTCGCTCGTGCCCGGCACGAACATCACGATCGGTCAGCCGATTTCGCACCGGATCGACCACATGCTGTCCGGCTCGCGCGCCAACATCGCGGTGCAGATATTCGGTCGCGACCTCGCCGTGCTGCGCGCCCTGGGGACGGATGCGGCGGCGGCGATGACGGGAATCGACGGGCTGGTCGACGTCGCCCTCGAGCCGCAGGCGGACATTCCGACCGTGCGCGTCGGCTTCGACCGCGGCGCGCTGGCCCGCCACGGCCTGCCGGCGGGAGAGGCGGCGGTGACGCTGGAGACAGCGCTTCTGGGCCGTCAGGTGGGGCAGATCGTCCAGGGCCCGGTTCTCGTCCCCCTCGTCCTGCGCCATGCGCGCGCCGATCTGGCCGACCTCGATCAGGTGGGGCGGACCTGGTTCGACGTGCCGGCCGGCGCCCGCGTTCCGCTCGGAAGTCTGGCGGAGGTTGTCGAGGACCGCTCGCCGAACTTCATCGGACGCGAGAACGGCGAGCGGCGGATAGTCGTCACCGCGAATACCGCGGGGCGCGATCTGGGCAGCGTCGTCGCCGACGTCCAGGCGCGGGTCGAAGCCGGCGTCGCCTTGCCGCCCGGCTACCGCGTGGAGTACGGCGGGCAGTTCGAGGCCGAACAGGCGGCGTCCCGTCTGCTGATCGCCCTCGGGTTGGCCGCGGTCGCCGGGATCTTCCTGGTGCTTGCTACCGCGTTCGGATCGGCGCGCGATGCGGCCATAGTGATGATCAACCTGCCTCTCGCCCTGATCGGGGGCGTCGCCGGCGTCTTCCTGGGCGACGGTATTCTGTCGGTGGCCTCCCTCATCGGTTTCATTGCGCTGTTCGGGATCGCCTCGCGCAACGGAATCATGCTGGTGACGCACATCCGGCGCCTGCAACAGGCTGGCATGGAAGCTCGCCCAGCCGTGATCCGGGGCTCGGTCGACCGGCTGATCCCGATCCTGATGACGGCCGTCTCGACCGGCCTCGCCCTCACGCCGGTCGCCCTCGGCGCCGGCGAGCCGGGCAGCGAGATCCAGGCTCCTCTCGCGCTGGTAATCGTCACCGGCCTGGTCACCTCCACCGCGCTCAACATGTTCGTCGTTCCCGCCGTGTGCCTGGCGATGGACCGTCGCTGA
- a CDS encoding TolC family protein, with translation MNHWRQWRAIAGVAGAAALAAVTPHPVAAQTLTEADAIARMRQEHPAVRALRLGVREVEADARERSLPANPTVSYTREDAAGNRDDFLLVSQELPLRGRTGLFGAAAGRAAEAAGAQADADLLDFEASLRLAFTELLLAQERTVATNAGLSELRRLVELLRVREQEGEGSRFDRQRAEREVADVEADLAIAGIGRLAAQARLTAFFAPGSDPEGLVAAGRLADLEAGAAAESLETLLPRALEQRADYRALVSREARWVIERRAAERLRLPGAAVTAGLKRSGNALIGADAGYALTATVGVPVFNRGQLQAARAEAARARLEAERHVLRGRIEREVRVARTAASRYSALADEYRATSVEPAAELASIAQAAYEEGEYGVLELLDAHRVTLGAVLRELELLAAARRAMIELDRAAGETPSP, from the coding sequence ATGAACCATTGGCGACAGTGGAGGGCGATAGCAGGGGTTGCCGGTGCGGCGGCGCTGGCCGCCGTCACGCCGCATCCGGTTGCGGCGCAGACGCTGACCGAGGCGGACGCGATCGCGCGCATGCGCCAGGAGCATCCGGCAGTGCGCGCGCTCCGGTTGGGCGTCCGCGAGGTGGAGGCGGACGCCCGCGAACGAAGTCTGCCCGCCAACCCGACGGTCAGTTACACGCGCGAGGATGCCGCCGGCAACCGGGACGACTTCCTGCTGGTTTCGCAGGAGCTCCCGCTGCGCGGGCGGACCGGGTTGTTCGGGGCGGCGGCGGGCCGCGCGGCCGAGGCGGCGGGCGCCCAGGCCGACGCCGACCTGCTCGATTTCGAGGCGTCGCTTCGTCTGGCCTTCACGGAGCTGTTGCTGGCGCAGGAGCGGACGGTGGCGACCAATGCCGGCCTCTCGGAGCTGCGGCGTCTGGTCGAGCTGCTGCGGGTCCGCGAGCAGGAGGGCGAAGGGTCGCGCTTCGACCGGCAACGGGCGGAACGCGAGGTGGCCGATGTAGAAGCGGATCTGGCAATCGCGGGCATCGGACGACTGGCCGCACAGGCGCGCCTCACCGCGTTTTTCGCACCCGGATCCGATCCGGAAGGACTCGTCGCGGCCGGCCGGCTTGCGGACCTCGAGGCCGGAGCGGCGGCGGAGAGCCTGGAAACGCTGCTGCCTCGAGCGCTGGAACAGCGGGCCGACTACCGGGCGTTGGTGTCGCGCGAGGCGCGATGGGTGATCGAACGGCGCGCGGCCGAGCGGCTGCGCCTTCCCGGGGCGGCGGTGACGGCCGGCCTGAAGCGGAGCGGCAATGCTCTGATCGGCGCCGACGCCGGCTATGCGCTAACCGCAACGGTGGGCGTTCCCGTCTTCAACCGCGGGCAGTTGCAGGCGGCGCGGGCCGAAGCGGCGCGCGCGCGGCTCGAGGCGGAGCGCCACGTACTGCGCGGCCGGATCGAACGGGAAGTGCGCGTGGCCCGGACCGCGGCGAGCCGCTATTCCGCGCTTGCGGACGAGTACCGGGCCACATCGGTCGAGCCGGCGGCGGAGCTGGCGTCGATCGCGCAGGCAGCGTACGAAGAAGGGGAGTATGGTGTGCTGGAGTTGCTCGATGCGCATCGCGTCACGCTGGGCGCGGTTCTGCGCGAGCTGGAGTTGCTCGCCGCCGCGCGGCGGGCGATGATCGAGCTGGACCGGGCGGCGGGGGAGACACCGAGCCCATGA
- a CDS encoding type II toxin-antitoxin system VapC family toxin, whose translation MDSGGPEGVQRLAERAARDRRAGLGGALSGRLVLDTSAYSHFRAGHDSVLELVADAEVLVMPVPVLGELEAGFEQGRRTRENQQVLSDFLEEPFVTVMDLTRETVRYYARIVAALRRAGTPIPINDVWIAAATRECGGHLLTFDRHFQYVADLDATILDG comes from the coding sequence CTGGACAGCGGAGGACCTGAGGGAGTTCAACGCCTCGCTGAACGAGCAGCGCGTGATCGACGAGCGGGACTGGGGGGCGCTCTGAGCGGTCGTCTCGTCCTCGACACCAGCGCGTACTCTCACTTTCGTGCCGGCCACGATTCCGTCCTGGAACTGGTCGCGGACGCTGAAGTGCTTGTGATGCCCGTACCTGTCCTGGGTGAGCTCGAGGCAGGCTTCGAGCAGGGACGGCGCACGCGCGAGAATCAGCAGGTCCTCTCAGATTTCCTCGAAGAGCCCTTTGTGACGGTGATGGACCTGACACGCGAGACGGTCCGTTACTACGCGCGGATTGTGGCGGCGTTGCGTCGTGCGGGCACGCCGATTCCGATCAACGATGTCTGGATCGCGGCGGCGACCCGCGAGTGTGGGGGTCATCTTCTCACCTTTGACCGCCACTTCCAGTATGTCGCGGACCTGGACGCGACGATTCTCGACGGATGA
- a CDS encoding ABC transporter ATP-binding protein, giving the protein MTADQDAAYVEFDRVSKSFDGRTLVVRDVDLSIQKGEFLTLLGPSGSGKTTCLMMLAGFETPTSGAIRIAGRPVERVPPRQRGIGMVFQHYALFPHMTVGQNLAFPLEVRRLPRDEQTARVRRALELVRLEGFEDRRPGQLSGGQQQRVAIARALVFEPELVLMDEPLGALDRRLREELQYEIRRIHRTLGVTILYVTHDQQEAMVMSDRVAVFRAGQIEQIAPPEALYEEPERAFVASFIGENNRLHGRVRGFRDEDLCDVEVGGSNVQALRIAPCGAGDETTLSIRPERVEVDPEPGLYTNEFEATVDDIAFLGDYLRLRVTVCGHSGFIVKIKNIVGHGAVLEGDRIRVGWTPTDCRALNCERDEEVTA; this is encoded by the coding sequence ATGACAGCGGATCAGGACGCCGCGTACGTCGAGTTCGATCGGGTCAGCAAGAGCTTCGACGGGCGGACGCTCGTCGTGCGCGACGTCGACCTCAGCATCCAGAAGGGCGAGTTCCTCACACTGCTCGGGCCGTCCGGCTCCGGAAAGACCACCTGCCTGATGATGCTGGCCGGCTTCGAGACGCCGACATCGGGTGCGATCCGAATCGCCGGGCGACCCGTGGAGCGCGTTCCGCCCCGGCAGCGCGGAATCGGCATGGTGTTTCAGCACTACGCGCTCTTTCCGCACATGACGGTGGGGCAGAATCTCGCCTTTCCCCTGGAGGTGCGACGCCTCCCACGGGATGAGCAAACGGCTCGGGTGCGGCGCGCACTCGAGCTGGTACGGCTCGAGGGCTTCGAGGATCGCCGTCCGGGCCAGCTTTCGGGCGGGCAGCAGCAGCGGGTGGCGATTGCCCGCGCACTGGTCTTCGAGCCCGAACTCGTCCTGATGGACGAACCGCTCGGCGCGCTCGACCGGCGCCTGCGCGAGGAGTTGCAGTACGAGATCCGGCGGATTCACCGGACTCTCGGCGTCACCATCCTGTACGTCACGCACGATCAACAGGAGGCGATGGTAATGTCGGACCGGGTGGCCGTCTTCCGCGCCGGGCAGATCGAGCAGATTGCGCCGCCCGAGGCCCTCTACGAAGAACCGGAACGCGCCTTCGTGGCCAGCTTCATCGGCGAGAACAACCGTCTCCACGGTCGCGTGAGGGGGTTTCGCGACGAGGATCTGTGCGACGTCGAGGTAGGCGGTTCGAACGTGCAGGCGCTCCGCATCGCCCCCTGCGGCGCGGGCGACGAGACGACGCTCTCGATCCGTCCGGAGCGGGTAGAGGTCGATCCCGAGCCGGGGCTCTATACGAACGAGTTCGAGGCGACGGTGGACGATATCGCCTTTCTCGGCGACTACCTGCGACTGCGCGTCACCGTCTGCGGCCACTCCGGCTTCATCGTGAAGATCAAGAACATCGTCGGTCATGGCGCGGTGCTGGAGGGAGACCGGATTCGCGTCGGCTGGACGCCGACCGACTGCCGCGCGCTGAACTGCGAGCGTGATGAGGAAGTGACGGCGTGA